A single Sporomusaceae bacterium DNA region contains:
- a CDS encoding carbon starvation protein A, with product MNSVWLLVIAACAFVLAYRFYGAFIAAKILMLNDANVTPAHRCNDGREYVPTNKWVLFGHHFAAIAGAGPLVGPVLGAQYGWGPGFAWIVLGSIFAGAVHDFIILFASVRHNGQSLATIARKEVGPVTGFTTSIAILFIIILAMAGLGIVIVFAMMKNPWGAFTLFMTIPIAIVIGLYMFKISPGAIRSGSIVGFLLVLFAVFAGHWVMPGQAWGGLAPYFTLSREQVAIALPVYGFIAAVLPVWLLLAPRDYLSSYMKIGTVLALALGILIVRPDVNMPMTTPFIAGGGPIIPGPVWPFVFITIACGAISGFHALISSGTTPKMLEMESQAMFIGYGSMLVEGFVATMALISAVVMFPGDYFAINTLAPVYAKIQGAFPTVELKQLEQLVGIQVMHRPGGAVSLAVGMAHIFASIGGMKSLMSYWYQFALMFEALFILTTIDAGTRVGRYILQDVLGTYVYPPLKETGWWPGIFFTGAVVSFSWGYLLYSGEVSTIWPMFGVTNQLLAVIALAIGTTIILKVSAKKAHTLVTLVPLTFLAATTITAGYKNIAVYLKLNTFNGNLMAALSIVILIMVVIILIDSIRVWSRLFGTAKPEGMNTDVPVACQFGETKPNIPS from the coding sequence ATGAATTCAGTCTGGTTGCTGGTCATTGCCGCCTGCGCCTTCGTACTGGCGTACCGCTTCTATGGCGCGTTTATCGCCGCCAAGATCCTCATGCTCAACGACGCCAACGTCACGCCGGCGCACCGCTGCAACGACGGGCGCGAGTATGTGCCGACCAACAAATGGGTCTTATTCGGTCATCATTTTGCCGCTATCGCCGGCGCCGGTCCGCTCGTCGGCCCCGTCCTCGGCGCCCAGTACGGCTGGGGCCCCGGCTTCGCCTGGATCGTCCTCGGCTCCATCTTCGCCGGCGCCGTCCACGACTTCATCATCCTCTTCGCGTCGGTGCGCCACAACGGCCAGTCGCTGGCCACCATCGCCCGTAAAGAAGTCGGCCCCGTTACCGGCTTCACCACCTCGATCGCCATCCTTTTCATCATCATTCTCGCCATGGCCGGTCTGGGCATCGTCATCGTCTTCGCGATGATGAAAAACCCCTGGGGTGCCTTCACCCTCTTCATGACCATCCCCATCGCTATCGTCATCGGTCTCTATATGTTCAAGATATCCCCAGGGGCGATCCGCTCCGGTTCGATCGTCGGTTTCCTCCTCGTCCTCTTCGCCGTCTTTGCCGGCCACTGGGTAATGCCCGGCCAGGCGTGGGGCGGGCTGGCCCCGTATTTCACCCTCTCCCGCGAGCAGGTCGCCATCGCCCTGCCGGTCTATGGCTTCATCGCCGCCGTCCTGCCGGTCTGGCTGCTCCTCGCCCCGCGCGACTACCTCAGCTCCTATATGAAAATCGGCACCGTGCTCGCGCTGGCCCTCGGCATCCTCATCGTCCGGCCGGACGTCAACATGCCGATGACCACCCCGTTCATCGCCGGCGGCGGCCCCATCATCCCCGGCCCCGTCTGGCCGTTCGTGTTTATCACCATCGCCTGCGGCGCTATCTCCGGCTTCCACGCCCTCATCAGCTCGGGCACCACGCCAAAAATGCTTGAGATGGAAAGCCAGGCCATGTTCATCGGCTACGGCAGCATGCTCGTCGAAGGCTTCGTCGCCACCATGGCCCTCATCTCGGCCGTCGTCATGTTCCCCGGCGACTACTTCGCCATCAACACCCTCGCGCCTGTATACGCCAAGATTCAGGGCGCTTTCCCGACCGTCGAGCTCAAACAGCTCGAACAACTCGTCGGCATCCAGGTCATGCACCGCCCGGGCGGCGCCGTCTCCCTGGCTGTCGGCATGGCCCACATCTTCGCCAGCATCGGCGGCATGAAGAGCCTCATGAGCTACTGGTATCAGTTCGCCCTCATGTTCGAGGCCCTCTTCATCCTCACCACCATCGACGCCGGCACCCGCGTAGGCCGTTACATCCTCCAGGACGTTCTCGGCACCTACGTCTACCCGCCCCTCAAGGAAACCGGCTGGTGGCCCGGCATCTTCTTCACCGGCGCCGTCGTAAGCTTCAGCTGGGGCTACCTCCTCTACAGCGGCGAAGTCAGCACCATCTGGCCGATGTTCGGCGTCACCAACCAACTGCTGGCTGTTATCGCCCTGGCCATCGGCACCACAATCATTCTCAAGGTTTCGGCCAAAAAGGCCCACACTCTCGTCACCCTCGTGCCGCTGACCTTCCTCGCTGCGACCACTATCACCGCCGGCTATAAGAACATCGCCGTCTATCTCAAACTCAACACCTTCAACGGCAATCTCATGGCCGCGCTCAGCATCGTCATCCTCATCATGGTGGTTATCATTCTCATCGACTCCATCCGGGTATGGTCGCGCCTCTTCGGCACCGCCAAGCCCGAAGGCATGAACACCGACGTTCCGGTGGCCTGTCAGTTCGGCGAAACAAAACCCAACATTCCGAGTTAA
- a CDS encoding bifunctional 4-hydroxy-3-methylbut-2-enyl diphosphate reductase/30S ribosomal protein S1, protein MKILLAEHRGFCYGVERAVAMARGCAERPGKAATLGPIIHNPQLVARLAAEGVGTVDNLDAIEGDTVIIRSHGAPPETYSQAAAKNLTVVDATCPHVKKAQTAARELSEKGYTIVVVGERGHPEVNSIVAWAGDGAAVVETAAEAAALPSIPRLGVVSQTTFPPAKFADIVAILNTKSTDIQVNRTICTATELRQQAAVDLAARVGVMIVVGGRGSANTTRLAELCREAGSRVYHIETAAELDPAWFRGAEAAGITAGASTPEWVIEEVYRKMQEFDQAMEQEINQVEKGSIVKGKVVRVRDDEVFVDIGYKAEGVIPLAELAYPQPAKADEAVKEGDDIDVYVIDADSSEGAIKLSKVRADNVIAWDKLENAQNARQSVEGKVIEAVKGGLSVAVFGVRGFIPASQADVRFVEDLGIFSGQTLTVLPIEVDRDKKRVVLSRRAVLEEERRRREEEIFARFQPGQTVHGTVRRLADFGAFVDIGGVDGLVHISDLSWHRVKTASEVVNVGDEVDVVILKLDPQTRKISLSLKAVQRDPWFDIAGTLAVGSVVPGKVTKTSKFGAFVEVAPGVEGLVHISELDDRRVEKAEEVVTAGQEVNVKILGVDQKTKRISLSIAQAKQDRDRAEYSNYLQESGKGLGFTIGDKLGHLFKRED, encoded by the coding sequence GTGAAGATCCTGCTTGCCGAACACCGCGGCTTCTGCTACGGCGTCGAACGGGCCGTCGCCATGGCCCGCGGCTGCGCGGAGCGACCAGGCAAAGCCGCCACCCTCGGCCCCATCATCCATAATCCCCAGCTTGTCGCCCGGCTAGCCGCCGAAGGCGTCGGCACCGTCGACAACCTTGATGCCATCGAAGGCGACACCGTCATCATCCGCTCCCACGGCGCCCCGCCGGAAACATACAGCCAGGCGGCCGCCAAAAACCTCACCGTCGTCGACGCCACCTGTCCCCATGTCAAAAAAGCTCAGACAGCCGCCCGCGAGCTGAGCGAAAAAGGCTACACGATCGTCGTGGTGGGGGAGAGGGGCCATCCCGAAGTAAACAGCATCGTCGCCTGGGCCGGCGACGGCGCCGCCGTCGTCGAAACCGCCGCAGAGGCGGCAGCCTTGCCTTCGATTCCGCGCCTGGGGGTCGTCTCCCAGACCACCTTTCCGCCGGCAAAGTTCGCCGACATCGTCGCCATCCTGAACACTAAATCCACCGACATCCAAGTCAACAGAACAATCTGCACCGCCACCGAACTGCGCCAGCAGGCGGCCGTCGACCTGGCGGCGCGCGTCGGCGTCATGATCGTCGTCGGCGGGCGCGGCAGCGCCAACACCACCCGCCTGGCCGAGCTATGCCGCGAGGCAGGCAGCAGGGTGTATCACATAGAAACAGCGGCTGAACTGGACCCCGCGTGGTTCAGGGGAGCGGAGGCGGCTGGCATAACCGCCGGCGCATCCACCCCCGAATGGGTTATTGAGGAGGTATATCGGAAAATGCAGGAATTCGATCAGGCAATGGAGCAAGAAATCAACCAGGTGGAGAAAGGCAGCATCGTCAAAGGCAAAGTCGTACGGGTGCGCGACGACGAAGTGTTCGTCGACATCGGCTACAAGGCCGAGGGCGTCATCCCGCTCGCCGAACTAGCCTACCCGCAGCCCGCCAAGGCCGATGAAGCCGTCAAGGAAGGCGACGACATCGACGTCTACGTCATTGACGCCGACAGCAGCGAAGGAGCCATCAAGCTATCCAAAGTCCGCGCCGACAACGTCATCGCCTGGGACAAACTCGAAAATGCCCAAAACGCCCGTCAATCGGTCGAAGGCAAAGTCATTGAAGCGGTAAAAGGCGGTCTCTCGGTGGCCGTATTCGGCGTACGGGGCTTCATACCAGCCTCTCAGGCCGACGTAAGGTTCGTCGAGGACCTTGGCATATTCTCCGGTCAGACCCTTACCGTCCTGCCCATCGAAGTGGACAGGGACAAAAAGCGGGTCGTCCTCTCCCGGCGCGCCGTTCTTGAAGAAGAACGCCGCCGCCGCGAGGAAGAAATCTTTGCCCGCTTCCAGCCCGGCCAGACCGTTCACGGCACTGTGCGCCGCCTCGCCGACTTCGGCGCCTTCGTCGACATCGGCGGCGTCGACGGGCTCGTCCACATCTCCGATCTTTCCTGGCACCGGGTCAAAACAGCCTCCGAAGTCGTCAATGTCGGCGACGAAGTTGACGTCGTCATCCTCAAACTCGACCCGCAGACCAGGAAAATATCCCTCAGCTTAAAAGCCGTGCAGCGCGATCCCTGGTTCGACATCGCGGGAACGCTCGCCGTCGGCTCCGTCGTACCCGGCAAGGTAACCAAAACCTCCAAATTCGGCGCTTTCGTCGAAGTTGCCCCTGGCGTCGAAGGACTTGTCCATATTTCCGAACTCGACGACCGCCGGGTTGAAAAAGCCGAAGAAGTCGTCACCGCCGGCCAGGAAGTCAACGTCAAAATCCTCGGCGTCGACCAAAAAACCAAACGCATCTCCCTCAGTATCGCCCAGGCCAAGCAGGACCGCGACCGCGCCGAATACAGCAACTACCTCCAGGAAAGCGGCAAAGGGCTGGGCTTCACCATCGGCGACAAACTCGGCCATCTCTTCAAACGCGAAGACTGA
- the fni gene encoding type 2 isopentenyl-diphosphate Delta-isomerase, protein MRQSRKLDHLKYSLALADGPAANGFADFSLVHNCLPGLAFSAVELTTAVAGIPLRHPVIINAITGGAADVTAVNAQLAELARRTGAAMAVGSQYAALENPAVNESYQVVRSVNPNGVLFANLGAHATPDQAVRAVAMIGADAIQIHLNTAQELAMPEGDRDFSGYLENIAAIVAASPVPVIVKEVGSGVAREQAEALAAAGVRAIDTGGAGGTNFVAIEAARGAAELPADTLAWGIPTAVSAVEVVSVLPATVDLVVSGGIRSPLDAVKALAVGGRAVAIATPAIRLLQEKSLADAVAWFEAFLLEMRRYMLLVGARNIPALAKVPVVITGKSREWLDVRGIDTAGFAKYGRR, encoded by the coding sequence GTGCGCCAATCGCGCAAACTCGACCATCTCAAATATTCCCTTGCCCTTGCTGACGGGCCGGCCGCCAACGGGTTCGCCGACTTCTCCCTCGTCCACAATTGCCTGCCGGGGTTAGCGTTCTCAGCCGTCGAACTGACCACAGCCGTCGCCGGCATACCCCTGCGCCACCCGGTCATCATCAACGCCATCACCGGTGGCGCGGCCGACGTCACCGCCGTCAACGCCCAATTGGCCGAACTCGCCAGGCGAACCGGCGCAGCCATGGCCGTGGGCTCGCAGTACGCCGCCCTTGAAAACCCGGCGGTAAACGAATCATATCAGGTCGTCCGTTCCGTCAACCCTAACGGCGTTCTGTTCGCCAATCTCGGCGCCCACGCCACCCCGGACCAGGCCGTCCGGGCGGTGGCAATGATCGGCGCCGACGCCATCCAGATCCACCTCAACACCGCCCAGGAACTTGCCATGCCCGAAGGCGACCGCGACTTCAGCGGCTACCTGGAAAACATCGCCGCCATCGTCGCCGCCAGCCCCGTGCCCGTCATCGTCAAAGAAGTGGGCTCCGGCGTCGCCCGCGAGCAGGCCGAGGCCCTGGCGGCGGCCGGCGTCAGAGCCATCGACACCGGCGGCGCGGGTGGCACAAACTTCGTCGCCATCGAGGCGGCCCGCGGCGCAGCCGAACTGCCTGCCGATACTTTGGCGTGGGGGATACCCACCGCCGTCAGCGCCGTCGAAGTAGTCTCCGTACTGCCCGCCACCGTCGACCTCGTCGTTTCCGGCGGCATCCGCAGCCCCCTCGACGCCGTCAAAGCCCTGGCCGTTGGCGGTCGCGCCGTCGCCATCGCCACCCCGGCTATCCGACTGCTGCAAGAAAAAAGCCTTGCTGACGCCGTCGCCTGGTTCGAAGCCTTCCTCCTCGAAATGCGCCGTTACATGCTCCTTGTCGGTGCGCGCAATATCCCCGCTCTGGCGAAAGTTCCGGTGGTCATCACCGGGAAGAGCAGGGAATGGCTCGACGTCCGCGGCATAGACACAGCCGGCTTTGCAAAGTACGGTCGCCGATAA
- a CDS encoding DUF1614 domain-containing protein: MILLLVVGVLVYFGLAQRLLDRMRLTDKQALFFIAAIVVGSFVDIPLMRSPVELSVNVGGALLPAALAIWLLATADEAAERVRAVVASVLVAGAVMLGSLYLPYEPENMFLDPKLIYGIAAGLIAYIAGRSRRAAFIGGTLGIIISDVYHFATIARAGIPGTTDIGGAGAFDVVIIAGLVGVMVAELVGETREKLQGGPVLGPNRPEGLYEFSKELGHHGTKHNKDKSLTAAQKTEQQDRGEDSE; encoded by the coding sequence ATGATCCTGCTCCTGGTGGTCGGCGTCCTGGTATATTTCGGGCTCGCCCAGCGCCTGCTCGACCGCATGCGGCTAACCGACAAGCAAGCGCTCTTCTTCATCGCCGCCATCGTCGTCGGCAGCTTCGTAGACATACCGCTGATGCGCTCGCCCGTCGAGCTGAGCGTCAACGTCGGCGGCGCCCTTCTGCCGGCCGCCCTGGCCATATGGCTGCTCGCCACCGCTGACGAGGCTGCGGAGCGGGTGCGGGCGGTCGTCGCCAGCGTCCTCGTCGCCGGGGCGGTGATGCTCGGCTCCCTATACCTGCCCTATGAACCGGAAAACATGTTCCTTGACCCCAAGCTGATCTACGGCATCGCCGCCGGCCTGATCGCCTACATCGCCGGCCGCTCCCGCCGCGCCGCTTTCATCGGCGGCACCCTCGGCATAATCATCAGCGACGTCTACCACTTCGCCACCATAGCGCGCGCCGGCATCCCCGGCACCACCGACATCGGCGGGGCTGGGGCGTTCGACGTCGTCATCATCGCCGGCCTCGTCGGCGTAATGGTAGCCGAACTTGTCGGCGAAACGAGGGAAAAGCTCCAGGGCGGTCCCGTACTCGGGCCCAACCGCCCCGAAGGCCTGTACGAATTCAGCAAAGAACTCGGCCATCACGGCACCAAACACAACAAAGACAAATCGCTCACAGCCGCCCAAAAAACCGAACAGCAGGACAGGGGGGAAGACAGTGAATAG
- the spoIIP gene encoding stage II sporulation protein P, which produces MNRLVIAAALLIACLIVAPVQAHERNDGGYYTIVDELGRPVFMTGWKVSIGDQCLTADNKRYEVTGISGDTAQAKFVGEVNLGAYTPANAVRYHAFAVHLAPRVASAQGNKVAIYHTHSDESYIEGDGSESILGNGGIYKVGKSFGDALQAQGLQPVISNAKHDPHDNMAYERSRRTAADLIKQQPAAVFDIHRDALPPEGYATKLNGQEMTKVQLVVGKYGPTGKQIEDYALKIKAAADQKHPGLIKGIFFAKGGDYNQDLHPRSMLLEVGSHTNSREEAQRGAALFADVIPSVLGQTSGQQGTPAGATGLGTQQAGPSGASKSIGWIVALLVVGVIAFLFISTGSVKEAGAKLKRFTSTEFANFLGPKVRRKRRQDEPDDKGDAPK; this is translated from the coding sequence GTGAATAGGCTAGTCATCGCCGCGGCCCTCCTCATCGCCTGTCTCATCGTCGCGCCCGTCCAGGCGCACGAGCGCAACGACGGCGGTTACTACACCATCGTCGACGAACTGGGCCGCCCCGTCTTCATGACCGGCTGGAAAGTCAGTATCGGCGACCAGTGCCTCACCGCCGACAACAAGCGCTACGAAGTCACCGGCATCAGCGGCGACACCGCCCAGGCCAAATTCGTCGGCGAAGTCAACCTCGGCGCCTACACGCCTGCGAACGCCGTCCGCTACCACGCCTTCGCCGTCCACCTCGCCCCGCGGGTAGCGAGCGCCCAGGGCAACAAAGTCGCCATCTACCACACCCACTCCGACGAATCCTATATCGAAGGCGACGGCAGCGAAAGCATCCTCGGCAACGGCGGCATATACAAAGTAGGCAAATCCTTCGGCGACGCCCTCCAGGCCCAGGGTCTGCAGCCCGTTATCTCCAACGCCAAGCACGACCCGCACGACAACATGGCCTACGAACGTTCCCGCCGCACCGCTGCCGACCTCATCAAGCAGCAGCCGGCGGCCGTCTTCGACATCCATCGCGACGCCCTGCCGCCCGAAGGTTACGCCACCAAACTCAACGGCCAGGAGATGACCAAAGTCCAACTGGTTGTCGGCAAATACGGGCCGACCGGCAAACAAATCGAAGACTACGCCCTCAAGATCAAGGCCGCGGCCGACCAGAAGCACCCCGGGCTCATCAAAGGCATCTTCTTCGCCAAGGGTGGCGACTACAACCAGGATCTCCACCCGCGCTCCATGCTGCTCGAAGTCGGTTCCCACACCAACAGCCGTGAAGAAGCCCAGCGCGGCGCCGCCCTGTTCGCCGACGTCATCCCGTCCGTCCTCGGCCAGACCTCCGGCCAACAAGGCACTCCCGCCGGAGCCACCGGCCTCGGCACCCAGCAAGCCGGCCCCTCCGGCGCCAGCAAATCGATCGGCTGGATCGTCGCCCTGCTCGTCGTCGGCGTCATCGCCTTCCTGTTCATCAGCACCGGCAGCGTCAAAGAAGCCGGGGCGAAGCTAAAACGCTTCACATCCACCGAATTTGCCAACTTCCTCGGCCCCAAAGTCAGGCGCAAACGCCGGCAAGACGAACCTGACGACAAAGGCGACGCCCCGAAATGA
- a CDS encoding DUF3189 family protein: MNIIYYCFAGAHASVVASAIHCGLLPADRVPAYGEFVALPYYDRTAPRLIGSPYLMGQDEYGHSVYFLGLWDQRQPLMAAAQALLATAGVDEQDRLFQDAFPLINFSTKLGGLLSKRYRLTNIGRRMTVWGMQRQYPAFVAMVADVKNRLRQ; encoded by the coding sequence TTGAACATCATCTACTACTGCTTCGCCGGCGCCCACGCCTCAGTCGTCGCCAGCGCCATCCACTGCGGCCTCCTGCCCGCCGACCGCGTCCCCGCCTACGGCGAATTCGTCGCCCTGCCGTACTACGACCGGACCGCTCCCCGGCTCATCGGCAGCCCCTACCTCATGGGGCAGGACGAATACGGTCACAGCGTCTACTTCCTGGGCCTGTGGGACCAGCGCCAGCCCCTCATGGCCGCGGCCCAAGCGCTGCTCGCCACCGCCGGCGTCGACGAACAGGACCGCCTCTTCCAGGACGCCTTCCCGCTCATCAACTTTTCCACCAAACTCGGCGGCCTGCTCTCCAAACGCTACCGTCTCACCAACATCGGCAGGCGGATGACCGTCTGGGGCATGCAGCGGCAGTACCCGGCCTTCGTAGCCATGGTCGCGGACGTCAAAAATAGATTACGCCAGTGA
- a CDS encoding DUF512 domain-containing protein, with the protein MTKGTISRVTDGSIAAELGLLPGDALLAVNDKPVSDIIDLSFALADEYVELLVKRQSGEEELFAVEKDYDQDLGLEFDSAVFDRVRPCANKCVFCFVDQMPPGMRESLYIKDDDYRLSFLYGNFITLTNLAPRDLARIRRLHLSPLYVSVHATDGEIRAMLLGNKRAQDILGRLKDLTAAGIELHTQVVLCPGLNDGPVLERTIADLYALAPSVLSLAIVPVGLTRHREKCQPLRGFTPAEATGVIAAVAAWQRRCRAETGASFVYLADEFYLACGQPIPEYDHYDGFPQLENGVGIVRSFLAEWDETAVTSEGYSVPRHIDVVCGVSAAAVLAPLAAGLSLPNLTVNILPVVNAFFGPAVTVTGLLTGADIIAALKAADRPQGGVIIPGVALRKGENIFLDGLTPEDIARASGRPVRIAHFAADLKQQLAAWR; encoded by the coding sequence TTGACCAAAGGAACCATCAGCCGGGTTACCGACGGCAGCATCGCCGCCGAACTGGGGCTTCTCCCCGGCGACGCCCTGTTAGCCGTCAACGATAAACCCGTCAGCGACATAATCGACCTCAGCTTCGCGCTGGCCGACGAATACGTAGAGCTCCTCGTGAAGCGGCAGAGCGGCGAAGAGGAGCTTTTCGCCGTCGAAAAGGACTACGACCAGGACCTCGGGCTGGAATTCGACAGCGCCGTCTTCGACCGTGTCCGCCCCTGCGCCAACAAATGCGTCTTTTGCTTTGTCGACCAAATGCCCCCCGGCATGCGGGAAAGCCTCTACATCAAAGACGACGACTACCGGCTCTCCTTCCTCTACGGCAACTTCATCACCCTCACAAACCTCGCCCCGCGCGACCTCGCCCGCATCCGTCGCCTCCACCTGTCGCCCCTCTACGTCTCCGTCCACGCCACCGACGGCGAAATCCGCGCCATGCTGCTCGGCAACAAGCGCGCCCAAGACATATTGGGCCGCCTCAAAGACCTCACGGCCGCCGGCATCGAGCTTCACACCCAGGTCGTGCTCTGCCCCGGCCTCAATGACGGCCCTGTCCTAGAGCGCACCATCGCCGACCTCTACGCCCTCGCCCCCAGCGTCCTCTCCCTCGCCATCGTGCCCGTCGGCCTAACCCGCCACCGGGAAAAATGTCAGCCCCTGCGCGGCTTCACCCCCGCAGAAGCCACCGGCGTCATCGCTGCCGTCGCCGCCTGGCAGCGCCGCTGCCGGGCCGAAACAGGCGCCTCCTTCGTCTACCTCGCCGACGAATTCTACCTCGCCTGCGGCCAGCCCATCCCCGAATACGACCACTACGACGGCTTCCCCCAGCTCGAGAACGGCGTCGGCATCGTCCGCTCCTTCCTCGCCGAATGGGATGAGACCGCTGTTACAAGTGAAGGCTACTCCGTTCCACGGCACATCGACGTCGTCTGCGGCGTATCGGCCGCCGCCGTCCTTGCCCCCTTGGCGGCGGGCCTTTCCCTGCCCAACCTCACCGTCAACATCCTCCCTGTCGTCAACGCCTTCTTCGGCCCTGCCGTCACCGTCACCGGCCTCCTCACCGGCGCCGACATCATCGCCGCCCTCAAAGCCGCCGACCGGCCGCAAGGCGGCGTCATCATCCCCGGCGTCGCTCTCAGGAAAGGCGAAAACATCTTCCTCGACGGCCTCACCCCTGAAGACATCGCGCGGGCCAGCGGCCGCCCCGTGCGCATCGCCCACTTCGCCGCCGATCTCAAACAGCAGCTTGCTGCCTGGAGGTAA
- the cobO gene encoding cob(I)yrinic acid a,c-diamide adenosyltransferase: MKDLGLIQVYTGNGKGKTTASLGLAFRASGHGFKVCMLQFMKDCAEYGEAKAACLLPGFVLLQVGRNDFVDLANPDPIDIELAQKGWERAKAVIDSGDYDIVILDEINVAMACGLLAADDVAAFLTAARRSVEIILTGRYAPPEIIAVAHLVTDMQEVKHPYHSGVKARQGIDY; encoded by the coding sequence ATGAAAGACCTCGGCCTCATCCAAGTGTATACCGGCAACGGCAAAGGAAAAACTACAGCTAGCCTCGGCCTGGCCTTCCGGGCCTCGGGCCACGGCTTTAAAGTCTGCATGCTCCAGTTCATGAAAGACTGCGCCGAATACGGCGAAGCCAAAGCCGCCTGTCTGCTGCCCGGCTTCGTCCTCCTCCAGGTCGGTCGCAACGACTTCGTCGACCTCGCCAACCCCGACCCCATCGACATAGAGCTTGCCCAAAAAGGCTGGGAGCGGGCCAAAGCCGTCATCGACTCCGGCGACTACGACATCGTCATCCTCGACGAAATAAACGTCGCCATGGCCTGCGGCCTCCTCGCCGCCGACGACGTTGCAGCCTTCCTCACCGCCGCCCGGCGCAGCGTCGAAATCATCCTCACCGGCCGCTACGCGCCGCCGGAAATAATCGCCGTCGCCCACCTCGTCACCGACATGCAGGAAGTGAAACACCCCTACCATAGCGGCGTCAAGGCCCGCCAGGGCATAGACTACTGA
- the der gene encoding ribosome biogenesis GTPase Der: MSKPIVAIVGRPNVGKSTLFNRIAQKRVSIVEDIPGVTRDRIYMDAEWLGHEFTMIDTGGIEIESADKILTSMRHQAKLAIEESDAVLFVVDAKAGLTAADEEVGLILKSAHKPVLLAVNKVDSAKDEAEIYEFYNLGLGEPYPISAANALGLGDLLDQVIAVLPRETAVVDETDTIRVAFIGRPNVGKSSLVNALLGEERVIVSDIPGTTRDAIDTHYSKDGTDFILIDTAGMRRKAKIDQPVERYSVIRSLRAVDRADVVLMLIDAVDGVTEQDKKIAGYAHDAGRAGIIVVNKWDLVEKDSKTTLRYTETIRSELGFMQYAPVLFVSALTKQRVQRVSELVKFVADQHAMRVATSVLNQVVEDAVAINPPPSERGRKLKIYYTTQPGVKPPTFVFFVNDAEIMHFSYLRYLENKLREAFGFEGTPLKLVVRGRKDKEEE, translated from the coding sequence ATGAGCAAACCGATCGTAGCCATAGTCGGCCGGCCCAATGTCGGCAAATCCACCCTCTTCAACCGCATCGCCCAGAAGCGCGTCTCCATCGTCGAAGACATCCCCGGCGTCACCAGGGATCGCATCTACATGGACGCCGAATGGCTCGGCCACGAATTCACCATGATCGACACCGGCGGCATCGAAATCGAATCCGCCGATAAAATCCTCACCTCCATGCGTCACCAGGCCAAGCTCGCCATCGAAGAATCCGACGCCGTCCTCTTCGTCGTCGACGCCAAGGCCGGGCTGACCGCGGCCGACGAAGAAGTCGGCCTCATCCTCAAGAGCGCCCACAAACCCGTCCTGCTCGCCGTCAACAAAGTCGACAGCGCTAAAGACGAAGCCGAAATATACGAATTCTACAACCTCGGTCTCGGCGAGCCCTATCCCATCTCGGCCGCCAACGCCCTCGGCCTCGGCGACCTCCTCGACCAGGTCATCGCCGTCCTGCCGCGGGAAACCGCCGTCGTCGACGAAACCGACACCATCAGGGTCGCCTTCATCGGCCGCCCCAACGTCGGCAAATCCTCCCTCGTCAACGCCCTGCTCGGCGAAGAACGGGTCATCGTCAGCGACATCCCCGGCACCACCCGCGACGCCATCGACACTCACTACTCCAAAGACGGCACCGACTTCATCCTCATCGACACCGCCGGCATGCGGCGCAAAGCCAAGATCGACCAGCCCGTCGAACGCTACAGCGTCATCCGCTCCCTCCGGGCCGTCGACCGGGCCGACGTCGTTCTCATGCTCATCGACGCCGTCGACGGCGTTACCGAACAGGACAAGAAAATCGCCGGCTACGCCCACGATGCCGGCCGCGCCGGTATCATCGTCGTCAACAAATGGGACCTCGTCGAAAAAGACAGCAAAACCACCCTCCGCTACACCGAAACCATCCGCAGCGAACTGGGCTTCATGCAGTACGCTCCCGTCCTCTTCGTATCCGCCCTCACCAAACAGCGCGTCCAGCGGGTCAGCGAACTGGTCAAATTCGTCGCCGACCAGCACGCCATGCGCGTCGCCACCAGCGTACTCAACCAGGTCGTCGAAGACGCCGTCGCCATCAACCCCCCGCCGTCCGAGCGGGGCCGCAAACTAAAAATCTACTACACCACCCAGCCGGGCGTCAAACCGCCCACCTTCGTCTTCTTCGTCAACGACGCCGAAATCATGCACTTCTCCTACCTCCGCTACCTCGAAAACAAACTGCGGGAAGCCTTCGGCTTTGAAGGCACGCCGCTGAAGCTTGTCGTGCGAGGCCGCAAAGACAAAGAAGAAGAGTAG